The following coding sequences lie in one Armatimonadia bacterium genomic window:
- a CDS encoding sulfatase-like hydrolase/transferase, protein MPLTRRDFLRTTGIAGVALGTGAVSLAQPAPRRLNILYVMTDQQPTSGAEGYGNPVIQTPALAELARRGCRFDRFYIAGFPCSPSRTCMMSGLYPHHHGVVQNDIIYDPQIPSFGDVCHAAGYDTGYFGKWHLGGNMYRGREDNRARGFGGDWYFRRVESPD, encoded by the coding sequence ATGCCACTGACCCGACGCGACTTTCTGCGCACCACCGGAATCGCCGGCGTGGCCCTGGGAACCGGTGCCGTGTCGCTGGCCCAGCCTGCGCCGAGGCGGCTGAATATCCTGTACGTGATGACCGACCAGCAGCCGACCAGTGGCGCCGAGGGCTACGGGAACCCGGTCATCCAAACGCCCGCGCTGGCTGAGCTGGCACGTCGTGGCTGTCGCTTCGACCGCTTCTACATCGCCGGCTTCCCCTGCAGTCCCTCGCGCACGTGCATGATGTCGGGGCTGTATCCGCACCACCACGGGGTGGTGCAAAACGACATCATCTACGATCCGCAGATCCCCAGTTTCGGGGATGTGTGCCACGCCGCAGGCTACGACACGGGATACTTCGGGAAGTGGCACCTCGGCGGGAACATGTACCGGGGACGTGAGGACAACCGTGCTCGCGGATTCGGAGGCGACTGGTACTTCCGGCGGGTCGAGAGTCCCGACG
- a CDS encoding SGNH/GDSL hydrolase family protein codes for MNHRSAVATLALILIVASFACAAPKPVDPVFVPVQEVAGLPRVLLIGDSISMGYTLPVRQLLEGKANVQRVPENGGPTSRGLQQLTKWLGTGKWDVIHFNFGLHDLKFLTDGTQQTPIADYEKNLRELVKRLKATGAKVIWCSTTPVPEGKLNPVRKNSDVIAYNAVALKVMQENGIAVDDLYGFALPKLAQIQLPQNVHFNPQGYKVLAGCVVASIQAALAPPAQDK; via the coding sequence ATGAATCACCGCTCGGCAGTTGCGACACTCGCACTCATCCTGATCGTTGCCAGCTTTGCCTGCGCTGCACCAAAGCCCGTTGACCCGGTGTTCGTGCCAGTCCAGGAGGTAGCTGGTCTGCCTCGCGTGCTGCTCATCGGCGACTCCATCTCCATGGGCTACACGCTGCCGGTGCGTCAGTTGCTCGAGGGCAAGGCCAACGTGCAGCGCGTCCCGGAGAACGGCGGGCCGACCTCGCGTGGCCTGCAGCAGCTCACCAAGTGGCTCGGGACGGGCAAGTGGGACGTCATCCACTTCAACTTCGGCCTGCACGACCTCAAGTTCCTCACCGACGGGACACAGCAGACGCCGATCGCGGACTACGAAAAGAACCTCCGCGAGCTGGTCAAGCGTCTCAAGGCCACGGGTGCCAAGGTGATCTGGTGCAGCACGACTCCGGTACCCGAGGGCAAGCTGAACCCCGTGCGCAAGAACTCCGACGTGATCGCCTACAACGCAGTGGCGCTCAAGGTTATGCAGGAGAACGGCATCGCTGTCGATGACCTGTATGGCTTCGCACTGCCGAAGCTGGCGCAGATTCAGCTTCCCCAGAACGTGCACTTTAACCCGCAAGGGTACAAGGTGCTGGCCGGTTGCGTCGTCGCGTCGATCCAGGCCGCCCTCGCACCACCCGCACAGGACAAGTAG
- a CDS encoding glycoside hydrolase family 38 C-terminal domain-containing protein, giving the protein MSRRLAAVMVVLLVCGAVVAQAQTVTNETIARLAEITRPDSGEWRFQHPAQPGGQDPALDDSKWTRVRPEHLWNFPNTEAWYRRLIVVPQTLGGVSPVGSKIVLRCAVDDDVEVYVNGQSRGKFHWDQCEATITDNARPGDKYLVALRVINGPVHGRLISASFTWDKYDAVREAAAAHLTRLQFAQKLLATERAAPDLESLTQTLDRAASQVRFSAIDTGGPEAFNASIQESLQTLAPFVKLAKQYTLYLVGHAHIDMNWLWLWPETKDVCRRTWDQALKFMDEFPGFTLTQSQPGAYLAMEEEQPQLFAQIQQAVRRGQWEPAGASWTEGDTNMASGEALARQVLLTQHYFETKFGRRTEMAWLPDNFGHAWTVPSIFSDAGIRNYYFSRCGKGLPTFWWEGPDGARLLAYNRGGYNGQFRAEAGSAPLDVEKQIGVPAAMHVYGVGDHGGGPTRQDLEAARRLQQEPLFPQVKFAQTSDYFNFARATAGDKLPVVKDELNFVFRGCYTTHADAKRWNRESENLLPAAEAACAIGRYWGADYPAADLTKAWQNTCFNQFHDIFDGSAIHGSYDYSRQLYEEATGTAERARSQALDRLWSQVDTSGEGQAVGLYNPLGWDRREYVEATFPASTELASAIVTDPAGKQIPSQVVGSATRADQVQVTVGFVADLPALGYAVYHLRPGTPRPAAERGRSYWIATLWEPRTPERELAEFAEVGLRDGLNQLAGKVAPEDPLGHLQILHEAPDGMSAWNVGQITGTDDLRTPEHCTTLTTSGVQRSLRYTQKYGKSTFTQTITAYKDLPRIDFELVADWQEVGNATDGGPLLKYMLPTSITNPQATFSLPWGSIERPANGQEVPGQQWIDLAQVHRVLPTDGREAKALNLSAYFNADVIATAAQPEDGDFDGGHRAYPAEIFADLAGSLMTLDGLPFYVPPTTSGAKNALLTEGQTLKWPAEKTPALAVLGAAANGAKKGTAQLLYADGSRQNVPLGFSDWCFGPGPQEVDALSAPFRYVDGQRSEPEVHLWLIRLPVDNSRALAGIVLPDQPDLYVFGMALADKVAYETEWGVSLLNDCKYGFDTNKNVMRMSLLRASYSPDPLPDQGTHRLRWSLYPHQGDWRQAATPRRAMEFNNPPLVRLLPSHEGPLPADYSFVKVEPESMVLSSFKLAEDGKGYIARVYNSCGAGGKATIRCNLPFSGAVACNLLEEPRGKNLVTVNYPVVTLDLDGRIHGTVRLLTP; this is encoded by the coding sequence ATGTCCCGCAGGCTTGCTGCTGTGATGGTCGTGCTGCTGGTTTGTGGTGCAGTGGTGGCACAGGCGCAGACGGTGACCAACGAGACGATTGCCCGGCTGGCTGAGATCACCCGGCCTGACTCCGGCGAGTGGCGCTTCCAGCATCCCGCTCAGCCCGGCGGGCAAGACCCAGCTCTTGATGATAGCAAGTGGACGCGCGTGCGGCCCGAGCACCTCTGGAACTTCCCCAACACCGAGGCCTGGTACCGTCGGCTGATCGTGGTCCCGCAGACCCTCGGCGGTGTCTCTCCGGTGGGCTCCAAGATCGTCTTGCGCTGTGCCGTGGATGACGACGTGGAGGTCTACGTCAACGGCCAGTCCCGGGGCAAGTTCCACTGGGACCAGTGCGAGGCCACCATCACCGACAACGCCCGTCCCGGTGACAAGTACCTCGTGGCTCTGCGGGTGATCAATGGCCCCGTCCACGGTCGCCTCATCTCCGCCTCCTTCACCTGGGACAAGTACGATGCGGTTCGCGAGGCAGCCGCCGCCCATCTCACCCGGCTGCAGTTCGCTCAGAAACTCCTTGCCACCGAGCGCGCTGCGCCCGACCTTGAGAGCCTGACCCAGACCCTCGACCGCGCAGCTTCCCAGGTCCGCTTCAGCGCCATCGACACCGGCGGCCCCGAGGCCTTCAACGCGTCGATTCAGGAGTCCCTCCAGACCCTGGCTCCCTTCGTCAAGCTCGCCAAACAGTACACCCTCTACCTCGTCGGCCACGCTCACATCGACATGAACTGGCTCTGGTTATGGCCGGAGACCAAGGACGTCTGCCGCCGCACCTGGGACCAGGCCCTCAAGTTCATGGACGAGTTCCCGGGCTTCACTCTCACCCAGAGTCAGCCGGGCGCTTACCTGGCCATGGAGGAGGAGCAGCCCCAGTTGTTCGCGCAGATCCAGCAGGCCGTCCGGCGCGGCCAATGGGAGCCTGCCGGCGCGAGCTGGACCGAGGGCGACACGAACATGGCCTCCGGTGAGGCGCTGGCACGGCAGGTGCTACTTACCCAGCACTACTTCGAGACCAAGTTCGGCCGCCGCACTGAGATGGCCTGGCTCCCGGACAACTTCGGCCACGCCTGGACGGTGCCGAGCATCTTCTCCGATGCGGGCATCCGCAACTACTACTTCAGCCGCTGCGGCAAGGGCCTTCCGACCTTCTGGTGGGAGGGTCCCGACGGTGCCCGTCTCCTGGCCTACAATCGCGGGGGCTACAACGGCCAGTTCCGCGCCGAGGCGGGTTCGGCGCCGCTCGACGTCGAGAAGCAGATCGGCGTCCCGGCCGCCATGCACGTCTATGGAGTTGGCGACCATGGTGGCGGTCCGACCCGCCAGGACCTCGAAGCTGCCCGGCGTCTGCAGCAGGAGCCGCTCTTCCCGCAGGTCAAGTTCGCCCAGACCAGCGACTACTTCAACTTCGCTCGGGCCACTGCGGGCGACAAGCTCCCGGTCGTCAAGGATGAGCTGAACTTCGTCTTCCGCGGCTGCTACACCACCCACGCCGACGCGAAACGCTGGAATCGTGAGAGCGAGAACCTTCTGCCCGCTGCCGAGGCTGCCTGCGCAATCGGTCGCTACTGGGGAGCCGACTATCCCGCCGCCGACCTCACGAAGGCCTGGCAGAACACCTGCTTCAACCAGTTCCACGACATCTTCGACGGCAGTGCGATCCACGGCTCCTACGACTACTCCCGCCAGCTCTACGAGGAAGCTACCGGCACCGCCGAGCGAGCTCGCAGCCAGGCCCTCGATCGCCTCTGGTCGCAAGTCGATACCTCCGGCGAGGGTCAGGCGGTCGGCCTCTACAATCCGCTCGGGTGGGATCGTCGCGAGTATGTCGAGGCAACCTTCCCGGCGTCCACCGAACTCGCCTCAGCCATCGTCACCGACCCCGCAGGCAAGCAGATCCCTTCGCAGGTGGTCGGCAGCGCTACCCGTGCCGATCAGGTGCAGGTGACCGTGGGTTTTGTCGCCGACCTCCCGGCCTTGGGCTATGCCGTCTACCACCTGCGCCCCGGCACTCCGCGTCCTGCCGCCGAGCGTGGCCGCAGCTACTGGATCGCTACCCTCTGGGAACCGCGAACACCGGAGCGCGAGCTGGCTGAGTTCGCCGAGGTCGGACTCCGCGACGGCCTCAACCAACTGGCCGGCAAGGTGGCTCCTGAGGACCCGCTCGGACACCTGCAGATCCTCCACGAGGCCCCGGACGGCATGTCTGCCTGGAACGTCGGGCAGATCACCGGCACCGACGACCTGCGCACTCCCGAGCACTGCACCACGCTAACCACCAGCGGCGTACAGCGCAGCCTGCGCTACACCCAGAAGTACGGCAAGTCCACCTTCACCCAGACGATCACCGCCTACAAGGACCTGCCGCGCATCGACTTTGAACTGGTCGCCGACTGGCAGGAAGTCGGCAATGCGACCGATGGTGGGCCCCTCCTCAAGTACATGCTTCCCACCAGCATCACCAACCCGCAGGCTACCTTCTCCCTCCCCTGGGGGAGCATCGAACGGCCTGCCAACGGTCAGGAAGTCCCCGGCCAGCAGTGGATCGACCTGGCCCAGGTGCACCGCGTCTTGCCAACGGACGGACGCGAAGCCAAAGCCCTCAACCTGAGCGCCTACTTCAATGCGGACGTTATCGCCACGGCGGCTCAGCCTGAGGATGGTGACTTCGACGGCGGCCATCGAGCCTATCCTGCCGAGATCTTCGCAGACCTTGCCGGGTCGCTGATGACCCTCGACGGCCTTCCCTTCTACGTGCCGCCAACTACCTCCGGCGCGAAGAACGCCCTTCTCACCGAGGGCCAGACCCTCAAGTGGCCGGCGGAGAAGACGCCTGCTCTGGCGGTGCTCGGTGCCGCTGCCAACGGCGCCAAGAAGGGCACTGCGCAGCTCCTCTACGCCGACGGCAGTCGCCAGAACGTGCCCCTGGGATTCAGCGACTGGTGCTTCGGCCCCGGACCGCAGGAGGTCGACGCGCTGAGCGCCCCCTTCCGCTACGTCGATGGTCAGCGCTCCGAACCCGAGGTGCATCTATGGCTGATCCGGCTCCCCGTGGACAACTCCCGAGCCCTGGCCGGAATTGTCCTGCCCGACCAGCCCGATCTCTACGTCTTCGGCATGGCGCTTGCAGACAAGGTCGCGTATGAGACCGAGTGGGGTGTGTCCCTGCTCAACGACTGCAAGTACGGTTTCGACACCAACAAGAACGTGATGCGCATGTCCCTGCTGCGTGCCTCCTACAGTCCCGACCCGCTGCCCGACCAGGGCACGCACCGCCTCCGTTGGTCCCTCTATCCGCATCAGGGCGACTGGCGACAGGCCGCCACACCGCGCCGCGCGATGGAGTTCAATAACCCGCCGCTGGTCCGCTTGCTGCCTTCTCACGAGGGGCCGCTGCCTGCCGACTACAGCTTCGTCAAGGTCGAACCGGAGAGCATGGTCCTGTCCTCCTTCAAGCTCGCCGAGGACGGCAAGGGCTACATCGCCCGGGTCTACAACTCCTGCGGCGCCGGGGGCAAGGCCACAATCCGCTGCAACCTGCCCTTCAGCGGTGCTGTGGCCTGCAACCTCCTCGAAGAGCCGCGGGGCAAGAACCTCGTGACCGTGAACTACCCCGTGGTGACCCTCGACCTGGACGGCCGAATCCACGGGACCGTCCGGCTGCTGACACCGTAA